A portion of the Sabethes cyaneus chromosome 3, idSabCyanKW18_F2, whole genome shotgun sequence genome contains these proteins:
- the LOC128743245 gene encoding vacuolar protein sorting-associated protein 37A: MRKRQIDTLKIFNLNVQEVVENEEYLVNFDSGGREIAINIILGPGFPNEKPTLIVSPILNHPWVNATTGVIENAPGILNYTIHSDLGRVVQAIGREFEKHPPSVLNDSSSCAPQHNRTESNQENCTDSRNIASPVAEQDSFGLCALQIDELTRLNNDEDYREDFIEKISFVQKQSNEMNYLMSQIETLASDNVAKKLLIEEQRQRLDKLLLDFKELGERYDASNQMYQRKAEDFSPQHIKELLQIAVSTADAKSDEEAQKFLAGDTDVSTFLNNFIETRKNFNIRKAKEERLTQQLTALERAAF; this comes from the exons ATGAGGAAGCGACAGATTGACACacttaaaatttttaatttgaa TGTCCAGGAAGTTGTTGAAAACGAGGAATATTTAGTTAACTTTGACTCGGGTGGACGCGAGATTGCCATCAACATCATTTTAGGACCAGGATTTCCTAACGAAAAGCCAACGTTGATCGTTAGTCCAATACTGAATCACCCGTGGGTAAACGCCACCACTGGTGTTATAGAGAATGCACCCGGAATCCTCAAT TATACTATTCATTCAGACCTAGGTCGGGTCGTGCAGGCAATTGGCCGAGAGTTCGAAAAGCATCCGCCTTCAGTACTAAATGATAGCTCGTCGTGTGCACCACAGCACAATCGTACTGAAAGTAATCAGGAAAACTGCACAGACTCTCGAAATATTGCTTCTCCAGTCGCAGAGCAGGACTCATTTGGGCTCTGTGCACTGCAAATCGATGAACTTACGCGGCTGAACAACGACGAGGATTATCGAGaagattttattgaaaaaattaGCTTCGTTCAGAAGCAAAGCAATGAAATGAATTATTTAATGAGTCAGATTGAAACGTTAGCGTCCGATAACGTTGCTAAAAAACTGCTGATAGAAGAGCAAAGACAGCGGTTAGATAAGCTGCTGCTAGATTTTAAAGAGCTAGGCGAAAGATACGATGCATCGAATCAAATGTATCAACGCAAAGCAGAAGATTTCTCCCCTCAACATATCAAGGAGTTACTTCAAATTGCGGTGTCCACAGCTGATGCTAAGAGCGATGAGGAAGCTCAGAAATTCCTAGCCGGTGATACAGACGTATCCACATTCCTAAATAACTTTATTGAGACACGAAAAAACTTCAACATTCGAAAAGCGAAAGAGGAACGACTGACGCAGCAGCTGACTGCCTTGGAACGAGCAGCTTTTTGA
- the LOC128739727 gene encoding retrovirus-related Pol polyprotein from transposon 412, with the protein MEELAKLLEHQTKIFEKLLRQQREPQAVALAPQNVPLPPPFCLEGDMDENFSFFKDNWENYASAIGMDNWPAEENAKKVSFLLSIVGTEALKKFCNFDLTAEDRVSPATVLAAIKRKVTRTRNIIVDRLNFFTAGQTAEESIDDYVARLKSLAKPARLGLLENDMITYKLATSNKWPHLRSKMLTKNNLTEAKAIDLCRVEEITTKHVQTLSVDTLSEVNKIKASSSKARLCKFCGDWHAFTKGSCPAYGKKCKLCSGKNHFEKVCRKNPSRSSNRRRVRRVKKINEDTSDDSDSENEYSEQSVESEIEGEIGKIFDNSKKGGNVLAEVSLKIKDNWTVVKCELDTGANTSLIGHDWLRKLMGESDPELLPSPYKLQAFGGGTINVLGQVRLPCKCQSKKYLLVLQVVDVSHRPLLSLKVCTTFGLIKFCKSVSMVPAQPTSEGDQKVMNIYRIGAEKIIEKFDDVFKGYGKMSGEITLEIDNSVTPVIQQPRRIPIALRPMLKAELDQLQRDGIIMREYHHTEWVSNILLVKRGTKGSESIRICLDPVPLNKPLRRPNLQFVTLEEILPELGQAKVFSTVDARKGFWHVVLDEASSKLTSFWTPFGRYRWLRLPFGISSAPEIFQSKLQEIIQGLNGVECLADDLLIYGRGSTVEEALRDHNVNLEILLARLKQNHVKLNKSKLKLCETSVKFFGHVLSTDGLQPDHSKITSIKHYPVPATRTELHRFIGMVTYLSRFIPNLSANFTKLRRLISEKQPWQWTQVEDEEFAKVKSLVSDIRTLRYYNVHEPLTVECDASCFGLGVAIFQKDGVVGYASRTLTNTERNYAQIEKELLAILFACVRFDQLIVGNPCVTVKTDHKPLINIFNKPLLTAPKRLQHMLLNLQRYQLKLQFVTGKENVVADAISRAPYDESTEHNEYQKLNIYKIFQQLEDCSVMNYLSISDSCLDGIMKATEQDTSLQAVIDYIRNGWPNTIDRVPAGVKIYYKYRSELSTQDGLVFRNDRILIPNALQRSMIDKVHVSHNGIESTLKLARENIFWPGMSAQITDVVKECPVCAKFAPCQQKPPMQSHAIPVYPWQIVSMDVFFASYKGKKHQFLITVDHYSDYIELDILKDMSAKILVETCKRNFSRHGIPQIVNTDNGTNFVNEEMKNMAIRWNFKHSTSSPHHQQSNGKAEAAVKIAKRLIQKANETDQDIWYVLLHWRNIPNKIGSSPVSRLFSRNTRCGVPASFEKYAPRIVPNVPESILESKKKVKYYYDRKTRNLPELETGSPVYVQAHPESNKFWIPATVHEKMNNRSYVVSTNGSCYRRDLVNIKPRNEPATSSLVSIPESSQQDNVNTDSVVTPKMRTQMEPQATAGMDVIDVIEGTTPATPITSKTAMRADALSDAPMRRCGSHIDDRDDIQHYTADDCQVTPVIHVLQYPGCVPKPIPSFACVGRCASYIQVSGSKIWQMERSCMCCQESGEREASVSLFCPKAKVGEKKFKKVHPYVHSLSETVVLSVC; encoded by the coding sequence ATGGAAGAGCTGGCCAAGCTATTGGAACACCAAACTAAAATCTTCGAGAAACTACTTCGTCAGCAGCGCGAGCCTCAAGCGGTAGCACTAGCTCCTCAAAATGTACCGCTTCCTCCGCCATTTTGTCTCGAAGGTGACATGGACGAGAATTTCTCGTTTTTCAAGGACAACTGGGAAAATTATGCCAGTGCGATTGGCATGGACAACTGGCCAGCAGAggaaaatgccaaaaaagtgAGCTTCCTGCTATCAATTGTTGGCACGGAAGCACTAAAGAAATTCTGCAATTTTGATCTAACAGCAGAAGATAGAGTATCGCCGGCTACCGTGCTGGCAGCTATAAAGCGCAAAGTAACTCGCACCAGAAACATCATCGTGGATAGATTGAATTTTTTCACGGCCGGTCAGACCGCAGAGGAGAGTATCGACGACTACGTGGCTCGTTTGAAGTCCCTGGCAAAGCCTGCCCGGCTTGGACTTCTGGAAAACGATATGATTACATACAAGTTAGCTACCTCCAATAAGTGGCCACATCTACGATCGAAAATGCTTACGAAGAACAATCTTACAGAAGCAAAGGCGATTGATTTATGTCGGGTGGAAGAGATTACGACAAAGCACGTACAAACACTTTCAGTAGATACACTGTCGGAAGTAAACAAAATCAAAGCATCATCATCGAAGGCCCGCTTGTGTAAATTCTGTGGTGACTGGCATGCATTTACGAAAGGTTCATGCCCAGCCTACGGTAAAAAATGCAAACTATGCTCTGGAAAGAATCACTTCGAGAAAGTTTGTCGAAAAAACCCGTCCCGTTCGTCGAATCGCAGACGTGTACGCAGAGTAAAGAAAATAAACGAGGACACCTCGGATGACAGCGACTCAGAAAACGAATACAGCGAACAGTCTGTAGAATCAGAAATAGAAGGGGAAATCGGCAAGATCTTCGACAACTCGAAGAAAGGCGGCAACGTACTGGCAGAAGTGTCCCTGAAAATTAAAGACAATTGGACCGTTGTTAAATGTGAGCTAGATACAGGCGCCAATACCAGCTTGATTGGACACGATTGGTTACGCAAGCTGATGGGTGAATCGGATCCGGAACTGCTCCCATCACCATACAAGCTCCAAGCCTTTGGTGGTGGCACTATCAATGTCCTTGGTCAAGTCAGGTTACCTTGCAAGTGTCAATCAAAGAAGTATTTACTTGTATTGCAAGTCGTCGACGTTAGCCATAGGCCATTACTGTCCTTGAAGGTGTGCACAACGTTCGGTTTGATCAAGTTTTGTAAATCCGTCAGCATGGTACCTGCTCAACCAACGAGTGAAGGCGATCAAAAGGTGATGAACATATATCGAATCGGAGCTGAGAAGATTATCGAAAAGTTCGACGACGTCTTCAAAGGATATGGAAAAATGAGCGGAGAAATCACCTTGGAGATTGATAACAGCGTCACGCCGGTAATCCAGCAACCCCGCCGGATTCCGATCGCTCTTCGACCGATGCTAAAGGCAGAACTGGATCAGCTGCAGAGAGACGGAATCATCATGAGGGAGTATCACCATACAGAATGGGTTAGTAACATACTGCTTGTTAAGCGTGGCACTAAAGGATCCGAATCAATCCGCATCTGCTTAGATCCTGTTCCATTGAACAAGCCGTTGAGAAGACCCAATCTCCAATTCGTTACGCTGGAGGAAATCCTGCCAGAACTTGGTCAAGCTAAAGTATTTTCTACAGTCGACGCACGTAAGGGTTTCTGGCACGTTGTGCTGGACGAGGCAAGCAGCAAATTGACATCGTTCTGGACCCCATTTGGACGCTATCGTTGGCTAAGGCTTCCTTTTGGCATCTCATCCGCGCCCGAAATTTTCCAATCCAAGCTGCAAGAGATAATTCAAGGCTTGAATGGTGTGGAGTGTCTAGCAGACGACCTTTTGATCTATGGTCGGGGTTCGACCGTTGAAGAAGCACTGCGCGATCACAACGTTAATCTGGAAATACTGCTCGCTCGTCTAAAGCAAAACCACGTGAAGCTCAACAAATCAAAGCTCAAACTCTGTGAGACTTCTGTAAAATTTTTCGGACACGTACTCTCTACCGATGGTTTGCAACCGGATCACTCCAAAATTACATCGATCAAGCATTACCCGGTTCCAGCAACTAGGACGGAATTACATCGATTTATCGGGATGGTTACATATCTCAGTCGTTTCATCCCTAACTTAAGCGCGAATTTCACGAAGTTGCGACGTTTGATCTCGGAAAAGCAGCCGTGGCAATGGACGCAGGTAGAAGATGAGGAATTTGCAAAAGTGAAATCTCTCGTCTCCGATATCAGAACCCTCCGATATTACAATGTACATGAGCCTCTAACAGTCGAATGTGACGCGAGCTGCTTTGGCCTCGGAGTGGCCATATTCCAGAAAGACGGAGTGGTAGGGTATGCTTCAAGAACGTTAACGAACACGGAGAGAAACTACGCACAAATAGAAAAAGAGCTGCTCGCAATTTTATTTGCTTGCGTCCGTTTTGACCAATTAATCGTTGGGAATCCCTGCGTAACCGTTAAGACCGATCACAAGCCACTTATCAATATATTTAATAAGCCACTACTAACCGCACCGAAAAGATTGCAACACATGCTTCTAAACCTGCAGCGCTACCAATTGAAACTGCAGTTTGTTACCGGCAAAGAGAATGTTGTAGCGGATGCAATCTCTCGGGCTCCATACGACGAGTCAACAGAACACAACGAATATCAGAAGCTAAATATCTACAAAATTTTCCAGCAGCTGGAAGACTGCAGCGTGATGAACTACTTGAGCATTTCCGACAGCTGTTTGGACGGAATCATGAAAGCCACAGAGCAGGATACATCTTTGCAAGCCGTAATTGATTACATTCGAAACGGCTGGCCAAACACTATCGACAGAGTACCTGCAGGAGTCAAAATCTACTATAAATACAGAAGTGAACTATCTACTCAAGATGGGTTGGTTTTCAGGAACGACCGGATTCTCATCCCTAATGCACTGCAGCGGTCCATGATTGACAAAGTGCATGTGAGTCACAATGGCATCGAATCGACGTTAAAGCTAGCACGAGAAAATATTTTCTGGCCGGGTATGAGCGCGCAAATTACAGATGTGGTAAAAGAATGTCCGGTATGCGCAAAATTTGCTCCATGCCAGCAGAAACCTCCTATGCAGAGCCATGCTATTCCAGTCTATCCTTGGCAGATAGTCTCAATGGATGTATTTTTTGCGTCTTATAAAGGCAAGAAACACCAGTTTCTCATCACAGTAGATCATTACTCAGATTATATTGAACTGGATATTCTCAAGGACATGTCAGCAAAAATCCTAGTCGAAACCTGCAAACGTAATTTCTCTCGTCACGGAATTCCACAGATTGTCAACACCGACAACGGAACAAATTTTGTGAATGAGGAGATGAAGAATATGGCTATCAGATGGAACTTCAAACATTCTACATCGTCTCCTCATCATCAACAAAGTAATGGTAAAGCAGAGGCAGCTGTTAAGATAGCGAAACGATTGATTCAGAAGGCAAATGAAACCGACCAGGATATTTGGTATGTATTGCTCCACTGGCGAAATATTCCGAACAAGATCGGAAGTAGTCCAGTAAGTAGATTGTTCTCACGCAACACTAGATGCGGGGTACCTGCTTCTTTCGAGAAATACGCACCTCGAATCGTACCGAACGTTCCCGAATCGATCCTagaaagcaagaaaaaagtGAAGTATTACTATGATCGCAAAACACGAAACTTACCGGAACTGGAAACAGGCTCGCCAGTTTACGTCCAGGCTCACCCCGAAAGCAACAAGTTTTGGATTCCAGCCACTGTACACGAGAAAATGAATAATCGCTCTTACGTGGTGAGCACAAATGGTTCCTGCTATCGTAGAGATTTGGTGAACATCAAACCGCGTAATGAACCAGCAACAAGCTCTCTCGTCTCGATTCCCGAAAGTTCACAACAAGACAATGTAAACACTGATTCAGTCGTTACTCCGAAAATGAGGACACAAATGGAACCGCAAGCAACCGCCGGGATGGATGTCATCGATGTCATCGAAGGAACAACACCAGCAACACCAATAACATCAAAGACTGCTATGCGAGCTGATGCACTTTCTGATGCACCGATGCGTAGATGTGGAAGTCACATTGACGATAGGG